One genomic window of Mercenaria mercenaria strain notata chromosome 2, MADL_Memer_1, whole genome shotgun sequence includes the following:
- the LOC123564975 gene encoding polycystic kidney disease 2-like 1 protein isoform X3: MARPASAQSQSKFAWGDHGSARPDIQFDFGQDPGVRDDPDLSPSAMDDDSVYMSGDKNKSSAVATTSKNQSKSCFAKIGGGIRSLWATRQTEDVKGDRELHVKTTLRELIIYIVFLVILCIVTFGMTQTTMYYYTKVMSDLFLDKTHSGGGSFRTITSVEDFWKFAKEPLINGLYWETWYNNDTVPTEQQGYIYYENKLLGVPRLRQLQVHSNSCHVHDDFAEVIRECYESYAESLENKQPFGPGVNNEDNYTAWYYRSQDELDGSSHWGKISTYSGAGYVQDLTSNKSESSGIINYLFDKRWIRRGTRVLFIDFTVYNANINLFCVIRLTVEFPPTGGAIPHATMRTVKLIRYVTVMDYFIMACEFILCLFILYYMVEEAIEIKKHKFSYFKSVWNILDILVIVIALVCVAFNVYRTLKVDELLQELLDKPDQYADFEFLSYGQTQFDNAIAIAVFLAWIKIFKYISFNKTMTQLSSTLGKCAKDLAGFAVMFFIIFLAFTQLGYLLFGTQVKDFSNFQNSFFTLFRIILGDFDFDQLEAANRVLGPIFFMLFVFFVFFVLINMFLAIINDTYSEVKGDMANQKNEFEMGDYFKRGYEKMLNKLNFKHDKIVDIQKALKSADINNDKQVDFDEWRQDLKTRGYADGEIEALFAKYDIDGDRVLDEDEQKKMQADLNDQRDALKKEYDELDKIDRPESARRSASRVSFNDDSAEDSDDEDSRTKSSRSGPSQSVSYEEFTVLSRRVDRMEHSIGSIVSKIDAVLVKLEAMEKAKLKRRETMGKILDSITESDGTSDEVKREQMERLVREELERWDSESSITPQPSGRGPSPSSSGHGGARNRSRPESGGNAEKEDKPKRAPLRPFLYDHGDNNTSDV; the protein is encoded by the exons ATGGCGCGGCCAGCTAGTGCCCAGTCACAGTCGAAGTTTGCTTGGGGCGATCATGGAAGTGCAAGACCGGATATTCAATTTGACTTTGGTCAGGATCCTGGGGTTCGGGATGACCCAGATTTGAGCCCCTCTGCAATGGATGATGACTCTGTGTACATGAGTGGCGACAAGAACAAATCATCTGCGGTTGCTACTACTTCAAAAAATCAGTCAAAGTCCTGCTTTGCTAAAATTGGCGGTGGAATAAGAT CACTATGGGCAACCCGTCAGACAGAGGATGTGAAGGGAGACAGGGAACTTCATGTGAAGACGACTCTACGAGAGCTGATCATCTACATCGTATTCCTGGTCATCCTGTGTATCG TGACATTTGGTATGACCCAGACTACGATGTACTACTACACGAAGGTGATGAGTGACCTGTTCCTGGACAAGACCCACTCTGGCGGCGGATCTTTCCGTACCATAACAAGTGTGGAGGATTTCTGGAAG TTTGCAAAGGAACCACTTATCAATGGACTGTACTGGGAGACCTGGTATAACAACGACACTGTACCCACCGAACAACAAGGCTACATCTACTATGAAAACAAACTGCTTGGTGTACCGCGACTTCGGCAACTTCAGGTCCACAGCAACTCTTGTCACGTTCATGATGACTTTGCCGAGGTGATCCGCGAATGCTACGAGTCTTACGCTGAAAGTTTGGAAAACAAGCAACCGTTTGGTCCAGGTGTTAATAATGAAGATAACTACACAGC CTGGTACTATCGAAGTCAGGATGAACTTGATGGGTCTAGTCACTGGGGTAAAATCTCTACATACAGTGGTGCCGGCTATGTACAGGACTTAACTTCAAACAAGAGCGAGTCGTCGGGTATCATCAATTACCTGTTTGACAAGCGTTGGATACGTAGAGGCACGAGGGTCCTGTTTATAGACTTCACTGTGTACAATGCCAATATAAACCTTTTCTGTGTGATCAG GCTGACGGTAGAGTTCCCGCCTACAGGAGGAGCAATCCCCCATGCGACGATGAGAACAGTGAAGTTGATCCGCTATGTTACGGTGATGGACTATTTCATCATGGCGTGTGAATTTATCCTCTGTCTCTTTATCCTGTACTACATGGTTGAAGAAGCTATCGAG ATCAAGAAGCACAAGTTCTCCTACTTCAAGAGCGTCTGGAACATCCTTGACATTCTCGTGATTGTGATTGCCCTCGTGTGTGTTGCGTTTAATGTTTACCGTACGCTGAAAGTCGATGAGCTGCTGCAGGAGCTGCTCGACAAGCCAGATCAGTATGCCGACTTTGAGTTCCTCAGCTACGGTCAGACACAGTTTGACAACGCTATTGCCATCGCTGTCTTCTTGGCCTGGATCAAG ATCTTCAAGTACATCAGCTTCAACAAGACGATGACCCAGCTCTCCTCCACACTTGGCAAGTGTGCCAAGGATCTTGCTGGCTTTGCAGTGATGTTCTTCATCATATTCTTGGCCTTCACCCAGCTCGGCTACCTTCTGTTTGGAACTCAAGTGAAAGACTTCAGTAACTTCCAGAATTCCTT CTTCACACTGTTCCGTATCATCCTTGGAGATTTCGACTTCGACCAACTTGAGGCTGCTAACCGTGTACTTGGACCAATCTTCTTCATGCTGTTTGTATTCTTTGTGTTCTTCGTTCTTATCAACATGTTCTTGGCTATCATCAACGACACCTACTCCGAGGTGAAGGGAGACATGGCCAACCAGAAGAACGAGTTCGAGATGGGTGACTACTTTAAGAGA GGCTATGAGAAGATGTTGAACAAACTGAACTTCAAACATGACAAGATTGTTGACATCCAGAAAGCACTTAAATCTGCGGACATAAACAACGACAAACAAGTTGACTTTGATGAATGGCGCCAGGACCTTAAAAC TCGAGGCTATGCTGATGGCGAGATTGAGGCTTTGTTTGCTAAGTACGATATTGACGGTGACCGTGTGCTGGACGAGGATGAACAGAAGAAAATGCAGGCCGACCTCAATGACCAAAGA GATGCCCTCAAAAAGGAATATGATGAACTGGACAAGATTGACCGACCAGAGAGTGCACGCAGATCCGCAAGCCGTGTCAGTTTCAATGACGACAGTGCAGAAGACAGCGACGACGAAGACAGCCGCACAAAATCATCCCGATCAGGTCCCTCACAGAGTGTTTCATACGAAGAATTTACAGTGTTATCTCGCAGAGTGGACAGAATGGAACATTCTATTGGCAGTATTGTTTCAAAGATAGACGCAGTTTTAGTAAAATTAGAAGCCATggaaaaagcaaaattaaaaagaagaGAAACAATGGGTAAAATCCTAGACAGTATAACAGAG TCCGACGGGACAAGTGACGAAGTTAAAAGAGAACAAATGGAAAGATTAGTGCGAGAAGAGTTAGAAAGATGGGATTCAGAGTCATCTATAACCCCACAGCCAAGTGGTCGAGGGCCATCCCCTAGCAGTAGTGGGCACGGTGGGGCCAGAAATAGGTCACGACCGGAATCTGGGGGAAATGCG GAAAAAGAAGATAAACCGAAGCGGGCACCGCTGCGCCCATTTTTATACGACCATGGTGACAATAAT ACTTCAGATGTGTAA
- the LOC123564975 gene encoding polycystic kidney disease 2-like 1 protein isoform X5 — protein MARPASAQSQSKFAWGDHGSARPDIQFDFGQDPGVRDDPDLSPSAMDDDSVYMSGDKNKSSAVATTSKNQSKSCFAKIGGGIRSLWATRQTEDVKGDRELHVKTTLRELIIYIVFLVILCIVTFGMTQTTMYYYTKVMSDLFLDKTHSGGGSFRTITSVEDFWKFAKEPLINGLYWETWYNNDTVPTEQQGYIYYENKLLGVPRLRQLQVHSNSCHVHDDFAEVIRECYESYAESLENKQPFGPGVNNEDNYTAWYYRSQDELDGSSHWGKISTYSGAGYVQDLTSNKSESSGIINYLFDKRWIRRGTRVLFIDFTVYNANINLFCVIRLTVEFPPTGGAIPHATMRTVKLIRYVTVMDYFIMACEFILCLFILYYMVEEAIEIKKHKFSYFKSVWNILDILVIVIALVCVAFNVYRTLKVDELLQELLDKPDQYADFEFLSYGQTQFDNAIAIAVFLAWIKIFKYISFNKTMTQLSSTLGKCAKDLAGFAVMFFIIFLAFTQLGYLLFGTQVKDFSNFQNSFFTLFRIILGDFDFDQLEAANRVLGPIFFMLFVFFVFFVLINMFLAIINDTYSEVKGDMANQKNEFEMGDYFKRGYEKMLNKLNFKHDKIVDIQKALKSADINNDKQVDFDEWRQDLKTRGYADGEIEALFAKYDIDGDRVLDEDEQKKMQADLNDQRDALKKEYDELDKIDRPESARRSASRVSFNDDSAEDSDDEDSRTKSSRSGPSQSVSYEEFTVLSRRVDRMEHSIGSIVSKIDAVLVKLEAMEKAKLKRRETMGKILDSITESDGTSDEVKREQMERLVREELERWDSESSITPQPSGRGPSPSSSGHGGARNRSRPESGGNADIFDSGIYNSHC, from the exons ATGGCGCGGCCAGCTAGTGCCCAGTCACAGTCGAAGTTTGCTTGGGGCGATCATGGAAGTGCAAGACCGGATATTCAATTTGACTTTGGTCAGGATCCTGGGGTTCGGGATGACCCAGATTTGAGCCCCTCTGCAATGGATGATGACTCTGTGTACATGAGTGGCGACAAGAACAAATCATCTGCGGTTGCTACTACTTCAAAAAATCAGTCAAAGTCCTGCTTTGCTAAAATTGGCGGTGGAATAAGAT CACTATGGGCAACCCGTCAGACAGAGGATGTGAAGGGAGACAGGGAACTTCATGTGAAGACGACTCTACGAGAGCTGATCATCTACATCGTATTCCTGGTCATCCTGTGTATCG TGACATTTGGTATGACCCAGACTACGATGTACTACTACACGAAGGTGATGAGTGACCTGTTCCTGGACAAGACCCACTCTGGCGGCGGATCTTTCCGTACCATAACAAGTGTGGAGGATTTCTGGAAG TTTGCAAAGGAACCACTTATCAATGGACTGTACTGGGAGACCTGGTATAACAACGACACTGTACCCACCGAACAACAAGGCTACATCTACTATGAAAACAAACTGCTTGGTGTACCGCGACTTCGGCAACTTCAGGTCCACAGCAACTCTTGTCACGTTCATGATGACTTTGCCGAGGTGATCCGCGAATGCTACGAGTCTTACGCTGAAAGTTTGGAAAACAAGCAACCGTTTGGTCCAGGTGTTAATAATGAAGATAACTACACAGC CTGGTACTATCGAAGTCAGGATGAACTTGATGGGTCTAGTCACTGGGGTAAAATCTCTACATACAGTGGTGCCGGCTATGTACAGGACTTAACTTCAAACAAGAGCGAGTCGTCGGGTATCATCAATTACCTGTTTGACAAGCGTTGGATACGTAGAGGCACGAGGGTCCTGTTTATAGACTTCACTGTGTACAATGCCAATATAAACCTTTTCTGTGTGATCAG GCTGACGGTAGAGTTCCCGCCTACAGGAGGAGCAATCCCCCATGCGACGATGAGAACAGTGAAGTTGATCCGCTATGTTACGGTGATGGACTATTTCATCATGGCGTGTGAATTTATCCTCTGTCTCTTTATCCTGTACTACATGGTTGAAGAAGCTATCGAG ATCAAGAAGCACAAGTTCTCCTACTTCAAGAGCGTCTGGAACATCCTTGACATTCTCGTGATTGTGATTGCCCTCGTGTGTGTTGCGTTTAATGTTTACCGTACGCTGAAAGTCGATGAGCTGCTGCAGGAGCTGCTCGACAAGCCAGATCAGTATGCCGACTTTGAGTTCCTCAGCTACGGTCAGACACAGTTTGACAACGCTATTGCCATCGCTGTCTTCTTGGCCTGGATCAAG ATCTTCAAGTACATCAGCTTCAACAAGACGATGACCCAGCTCTCCTCCACACTTGGCAAGTGTGCCAAGGATCTTGCTGGCTTTGCAGTGATGTTCTTCATCATATTCTTGGCCTTCACCCAGCTCGGCTACCTTCTGTTTGGAACTCAAGTGAAAGACTTCAGTAACTTCCAGAATTCCTT CTTCACACTGTTCCGTATCATCCTTGGAGATTTCGACTTCGACCAACTTGAGGCTGCTAACCGTGTACTTGGACCAATCTTCTTCATGCTGTTTGTATTCTTTGTGTTCTTCGTTCTTATCAACATGTTCTTGGCTATCATCAACGACACCTACTCCGAGGTGAAGGGAGACATGGCCAACCAGAAGAACGAGTTCGAGATGGGTGACTACTTTAAGAGA GGCTATGAGAAGATGTTGAACAAACTGAACTTCAAACATGACAAGATTGTTGACATCCAGAAAGCACTTAAATCTGCGGACATAAACAACGACAAACAAGTTGACTTTGATGAATGGCGCCAGGACCTTAAAAC TCGAGGCTATGCTGATGGCGAGATTGAGGCTTTGTTTGCTAAGTACGATATTGACGGTGACCGTGTGCTGGACGAGGATGAACAGAAGAAAATGCAGGCCGACCTCAATGACCAAAGA GATGCCCTCAAAAAGGAATATGATGAACTGGACAAGATTGACCGACCAGAGAGTGCACGCAGATCCGCAAGCCGTGTCAGTTTCAATGACGACAGTGCAGAAGACAGCGACGACGAAGACAGCCGCACAAAATCATCCCGATCAGGTCCCTCACAGAGTGTTTCATACGAAGAATTTACAGTGTTATCTCGCAGAGTGGACAGAATGGAACATTCTATTGGCAGTATTGTTTCAAAGATAGACGCAGTTTTAGTAAAATTAGAAGCCATggaaaaagcaaaattaaaaagaagaGAAACAATGGGTAAAATCCTAGACAGTATAACAGAG TCCGACGGGACAAGTGACGAAGTTAAAAGAGAACAAATGGAAAGATTAGTGCGAGAAGAGTTAGAAAGATGGGATTCAGAGTCATCTATAACCCCACAGCCAAGTGGTCGAGGGCCATCCCCTAGCAGTAGTGGGCACGGTGGGGCCAGAAATAGGTCACGACCGGAATCTGGGGGAAATGCG GACATATTTGACAGTGGAATCTACAACAGCCATTGCTGA
- the LOC123564975 gene encoding polycystic kidney disease 2-like 1 protein isoform X6 produces MARPASAQSQSKFAWGDHGSARPDIQFDFGQDPGVRDDPDLSPSAMDDDSVYMSGDKNKSSAVATTSKNQSKSCFAKIGGGIRSLWATRQTEDVKGDRELHVKTTLRELIIYIVFLVILCIVTFGMTQTTMYYYTKVMSDLFLDKTHSGGGSFRTITSVEDFWKFAKEPLINGLYWETWYNNDTVPTEQQGYIYYENKLLGVPRLRQLQVHSNSCHVHDDFAEVIRECYESYAESLENKQPFGPGVNNEDNYTAWYYRSQDELDGSSHWGKISTYSGAGYVQDLTSNKSESSGIINYLFDKRWIRRGTRVLFIDFTVYNANINLFCVIRLTVEFPPTGGAIPHATMRTVKLIRYVTVMDYFIMACEFILCLFILYYMVEEAIEIKKHKFSYFKSVWNILDILVIVIALVCVAFNVYRTLKVDELLQELLDKPDQYADFEFLSYGQTQFDNAIAIAVFLAWIKIFKYISFNKTMTQLSSTLGKCAKDLAGFAVMFFIIFLAFTQLGYLLFGTQVKDFSNFQNSFFTLFRIILGDFDFDQLEAANRVLGPIFFMLFVFFVFFVLINMFLAIINDTYSEVKGDMANQKNEFEMGDYFKRGYEKMLNKLNFKHDKIVDIQKALKSADINNDKQVDFDEWRQDLKTRGYADGEIEALFAKYDIDGDRVLDEDEQKKMQADLNDQRDALKKEYDELDKIDRPESARRSASRVSFNDDSAEDSDDEDSRTKSSRSGPSQSVSYEEFTVLSRRVDRMEHSIGSIVSKIDAVLVKLEAMEKAKLKRRETMGKILDSITESDGTSDEVKREQMERLVREELERWDSESSITPQPSGRGPSPSSSGHGGARNRSRPESGGNAVPPLHVPLNYKF; encoded by the exons ATGGCGCGGCCAGCTAGTGCCCAGTCACAGTCGAAGTTTGCTTGGGGCGATCATGGAAGTGCAAGACCGGATATTCAATTTGACTTTGGTCAGGATCCTGGGGTTCGGGATGACCCAGATTTGAGCCCCTCTGCAATGGATGATGACTCTGTGTACATGAGTGGCGACAAGAACAAATCATCTGCGGTTGCTACTACTTCAAAAAATCAGTCAAAGTCCTGCTTTGCTAAAATTGGCGGTGGAATAAGAT CACTATGGGCAACCCGTCAGACAGAGGATGTGAAGGGAGACAGGGAACTTCATGTGAAGACGACTCTACGAGAGCTGATCATCTACATCGTATTCCTGGTCATCCTGTGTATCG TGACATTTGGTATGACCCAGACTACGATGTACTACTACACGAAGGTGATGAGTGACCTGTTCCTGGACAAGACCCACTCTGGCGGCGGATCTTTCCGTACCATAACAAGTGTGGAGGATTTCTGGAAG TTTGCAAAGGAACCACTTATCAATGGACTGTACTGGGAGACCTGGTATAACAACGACACTGTACCCACCGAACAACAAGGCTACATCTACTATGAAAACAAACTGCTTGGTGTACCGCGACTTCGGCAACTTCAGGTCCACAGCAACTCTTGTCACGTTCATGATGACTTTGCCGAGGTGATCCGCGAATGCTACGAGTCTTACGCTGAAAGTTTGGAAAACAAGCAACCGTTTGGTCCAGGTGTTAATAATGAAGATAACTACACAGC CTGGTACTATCGAAGTCAGGATGAACTTGATGGGTCTAGTCACTGGGGTAAAATCTCTACATACAGTGGTGCCGGCTATGTACAGGACTTAACTTCAAACAAGAGCGAGTCGTCGGGTATCATCAATTACCTGTTTGACAAGCGTTGGATACGTAGAGGCACGAGGGTCCTGTTTATAGACTTCACTGTGTACAATGCCAATATAAACCTTTTCTGTGTGATCAG GCTGACGGTAGAGTTCCCGCCTACAGGAGGAGCAATCCCCCATGCGACGATGAGAACAGTGAAGTTGATCCGCTATGTTACGGTGATGGACTATTTCATCATGGCGTGTGAATTTATCCTCTGTCTCTTTATCCTGTACTACATGGTTGAAGAAGCTATCGAG ATCAAGAAGCACAAGTTCTCCTACTTCAAGAGCGTCTGGAACATCCTTGACATTCTCGTGATTGTGATTGCCCTCGTGTGTGTTGCGTTTAATGTTTACCGTACGCTGAAAGTCGATGAGCTGCTGCAGGAGCTGCTCGACAAGCCAGATCAGTATGCCGACTTTGAGTTCCTCAGCTACGGTCAGACACAGTTTGACAACGCTATTGCCATCGCTGTCTTCTTGGCCTGGATCAAG ATCTTCAAGTACATCAGCTTCAACAAGACGATGACCCAGCTCTCCTCCACACTTGGCAAGTGTGCCAAGGATCTTGCTGGCTTTGCAGTGATGTTCTTCATCATATTCTTGGCCTTCACCCAGCTCGGCTACCTTCTGTTTGGAACTCAAGTGAAAGACTTCAGTAACTTCCAGAATTCCTT CTTCACACTGTTCCGTATCATCCTTGGAGATTTCGACTTCGACCAACTTGAGGCTGCTAACCGTGTACTTGGACCAATCTTCTTCATGCTGTTTGTATTCTTTGTGTTCTTCGTTCTTATCAACATGTTCTTGGCTATCATCAACGACACCTACTCCGAGGTGAAGGGAGACATGGCCAACCAGAAGAACGAGTTCGAGATGGGTGACTACTTTAAGAGA GGCTATGAGAAGATGTTGAACAAACTGAACTTCAAACATGACAAGATTGTTGACATCCAGAAAGCACTTAAATCTGCGGACATAAACAACGACAAACAAGTTGACTTTGATGAATGGCGCCAGGACCTTAAAAC TCGAGGCTATGCTGATGGCGAGATTGAGGCTTTGTTTGCTAAGTACGATATTGACGGTGACCGTGTGCTGGACGAGGATGAACAGAAGAAAATGCAGGCCGACCTCAATGACCAAAGA GATGCCCTCAAAAAGGAATATGATGAACTGGACAAGATTGACCGACCAGAGAGTGCACGCAGATCCGCAAGCCGTGTCAGTTTCAATGACGACAGTGCAGAAGACAGCGACGACGAAGACAGCCGCACAAAATCATCCCGATCAGGTCCCTCACAGAGTGTTTCATACGAAGAATTTACAGTGTTATCTCGCAGAGTGGACAGAATGGAACATTCTATTGGCAGTATTGTTTCAAAGATAGACGCAGTTTTAGTAAAATTAGAAGCCATggaaaaagcaaaattaaaaagaagaGAAACAATGGGTAAAATCCTAGACAGTATAACAGAG TCCGACGGGACAAGTGACGAAGTTAAAAGAGAACAAATGGAAAGATTAGTGCGAGAAGAGTTAGAAAGATGGGATTCAGAGTCATCTATAACCCCACAGCCAAGTGGTCGAGGGCCATCCCCTAGCAGTAGTGGGCACGGTGGGGCCAGAAATAGGTCACGACCGGAATCTGGGGGAAATGCG GTACCTCCCCTACATGTGCCATTGAATTACAAATTTTGA
- the LOC123564975 gene encoding polycystic kidney disease 2-like 1 protein isoform X1: MARPASAQSQSKFAWGDHGSARPDIQFDFGQDPGVRDDPDLSPSAMDDDSVYMSGDKNKSSAVATTSKNQSKSCFAKIGGGIRSLWATRQTEDVKGDRELHVKTTLRELIIYIVFLVILCIVTFGMTQTTMYYYTKVMSDLFLDKTHSGGGSFRTITSVEDFWKFAKEPLINGLYWETWYNNDTVPTEQQGYIYYENKLLGVPRLRQLQVHSNSCHVHDDFAEVIRECYESYAESLENKQPFGPGVNNEDNYTAWYYRSQDELDGSSHWGKISTYSGAGYVQDLTSNKSESSGIINYLFDKRWIRRGTRVLFIDFTVYNANINLFCVIRLTVEFPPTGGAIPHATMRTVKLIRYVTVMDYFIMACEFILCLFILYYMVEEAIEIKKHKFSYFKSVWNILDILVIVIALVCVAFNVYRTLKVDELLQELLDKPDQYADFEFLSYGQTQFDNAIAIAVFLAWIKIFKYISFNKTMTQLSSTLGKCAKDLAGFAVMFFIIFLAFTQLGYLLFGTQVKDFSNFQNSFFTLFRIILGDFDFDQLEAANRVLGPIFFMLFVFFVFFVLINMFLAIINDTYSEVKGDMANQKNEFEMGDYFKRGYEKMLNKLNFKHDKIVDIQKALKSADINNDKQVDFDEWRQDLKTRGYADGEIEALFAKYDIDGDRVLDEDEQKKMQADLNDQRDALKKEYDELDKIDRPESARRSASRVSFNDDSAEDSDDEDSRTKSSRSGPSQSVSYEEFTVLSRRVDRMEHSIGSIVSKIDAVLVKLEAMEKAKLKRRETMGKILDSITESDGTSDEVKREQMERLVREELERWDSESSITPQPSGRGPSPSSSGHGGARNRSRPESGGNAQIEDKVIHVCQDKQFEVTAEPLKPDTLLIGEIPEPDSRTYLTVESTTAIADKIG, from the exons ATGGCGCGGCCAGCTAGTGCCCAGTCACAGTCGAAGTTTGCTTGGGGCGATCATGGAAGTGCAAGACCGGATATTCAATTTGACTTTGGTCAGGATCCTGGGGTTCGGGATGACCCAGATTTGAGCCCCTCTGCAATGGATGATGACTCTGTGTACATGAGTGGCGACAAGAACAAATCATCTGCGGTTGCTACTACTTCAAAAAATCAGTCAAAGTCCTGCTTTGCTAAAATTGGCGGTGGAATAAGAT CACTATGGGCAACCCGTCAGACAGAGGATGTGAAGGGAGACAGGGAACTTCATGTGAAGACGACTCTACGAGAGCTGATCATCTACATCGTATTCCTGGTCATCCTGTGTATCG TGACATTTGGTATGACCCAGACTACGATGTACTACTACACGAAGGTGATGAGTGACCTGTTCCTGGACAAGACCCACTCTGGCGGCGGATCTTTCCGTACCATAACAAGTGTGGAGGATTTCTGGAAG TTTGCAAAGGAACCACTTATCAATGGACTGTACTGGGAGACCTGGTATAACAACGACACTGTACCCACCGAACAACAAGGCTACATCTACTATGAAAACAAACTGCTTGGTGTACCGCGACTTCGGCAACTTCAGGTCCACAGCAACTCTTGTCACGTTCATGATGACTTTGCCGAGGTGATCCGCGAATGCTACGAGTCTTACGCTGAAAGTTTGGAAAACAAGCAACCGTTTGGTCCAGGTGTTAATAATGAAGATAACTACACAGC CTGGTACTATCGAAGTCAGGATGAACTTGATGGGTCTAGTCACTGGGGTAAAATCTCTACATACAGTGGTGCCGGCTATGTACAGGACTTAACTTCAAACAAGAGCGAGTCGTCGGGTATCATCAATTACCTGTTTGACAAGCGTTGGATACGTAGAGGCACGAGGGTCCTGTTTATAGACTTCACTGTGTACAATGCCAATATAAACCTTTTCTGTGTGATCAG GCTGACGGTAGAGTTCCCGCCTACAGGAGGAGCAATCCCCCATGCGACGATGAGAACAGTGAAGTTGATCCGCTATGTTACGGTGATGGACTATTTCATCATGGCGTGTGAATTTATCCTCTGTCTCTTTATCCTGTACTACATGGTTGAAGAAGCTATCGAG ATCAAGAAGCACAAGTTCTCCTACTTCAAGAGCGTCTGGAACATCCTTGACATTCTCGTGATTGTGATTGCCCTCGTGTGTGTTGCGTTTAATGTTTACCGTACGCTGAAAGTCGATGAGCTGCTGCAGGAGCTGCTCGACAAGCCAGATCAGTATGCCGACTTTGAGTTCCTCAGCTACGGTCAGACACAGTTTGACAACGCTATTGCCATCGCTGTCTTCTTGGCCTGGATCAAG ATCTTCAAGTACATCAGCTTCAACAAGACGATGACCCAGCTCTCCTCCACACTTGGCAAGTGTGCCAAGGATCTTGCTGGCTTTGCAGTGATGTTCTTCATCATATTCTTGGCCTTCACCCAGCTCGGCTACCTTCTGTTTGGAACTCAAGTGAAAGACTTCAGTAACTTCCAGAATTCCTT CTTCACACTGTTCCGTATCATCCTTGGAGATTTCGACTTCGACCAACTTGAGGCTGCTAACCGTGTACTTGGACCAATCTTCTTCATGCTGTTTGTATTCTTTGTGTTCTTCGTTCTTATCAACATGTTCTTGGCTATCATCAACGACACCTACTCCGAGGTGAAGGGAGACATGGCCAACCAGAAGAACGAGTTCGAGATGGGTGACTACTTTAAGAGA GGCTATGAGAAGATGTTGAACAAACTGAACTTCAAACATGACAAGATTGTTGACATCCAGAAAGCACTTAAATCTGCGGACATAAACAACGACAAACAAGTTGACTTTGATGAATGGCGCCAGGACCTTAAAAC TCGAGGCTATGCTGATGGCGAGATTGAGGCTTTGTTTGCTAAGTACGATATTGACGGTGACCGTGTGCTGGACGAGGATGAACAGAAGAAAATGCAGGCCGACCTCAATGACCAAAGA GATGCCCTCAAAAAGGAATATGATGAACTGGACAAGATTGACCGACCAGAGAGTGCACGCAGATCCGCAAGCCGTGTCAGTTTCAATGACGACAGTGCAGAAGACAGCGACGACGAAGACAGCCGCACAAAATCATCCCGATCAGGTCCCTCACAGAGTGTTTCATACGAAGAATTTACAGTGTTATCTCGCAGAGTGGACAGAATGGAACATTCTATTGGCAGTATTGTTTCAAAGATAGACGCAGTTTTAGTAAAATTAGAAGCCATggaaaaagcaaaattaaaaagaagaGAAACAATGGGTAAAATCCTAGACAGTATAACAGAG TCCGACGGGACAAGTGACGAAGTTAAAAGAGAACAAATGGAAAGATTAGTGCGAGAAGAGTTAGAAAGATGGGATTCAGAGTCATCTATAACCCCACAGCCAAGTGGTCGAGGGCCATCCCCTAGCAGTAGTGGGCACGGTGGGGCCAGAAATAGGTCACGACCGGAATCTGGGGGAAATGCG CAAATTGAGGATAaggttatacatgtatgtcagGATAAGCAGTTTGAAGTAACTGCTGAACCACTCAAACCTGACACCTTGTTAATTGGAGAAATACCTGAGCCCGATTCCAG GACATATTTGACAGTGGAATCTACAACAGCCATTGCTGACAAGATAGGCTGA